One window of Anaerolineae bacterium genomic DNA carries:
- a CDS encoding Phosphate ABC transporter, periplasmic phosphate-binding protein PstS produces MLRIRSILFFALAFSLILAACAPAAAPTPEKVVETVTVVETQIVEKVVETIITPTPGPVEGTILVDGSSTVAPITIAVAEEFQKQYPDVRVPVGISGTGGGFKKFCNGETDISDASRPIKESEVELCKTNGIEYIELPVAFDGLAVMVNPANEFVSCLTVEELKKMWEPAAEGVVTNWNQIRADFPNQPLSLYGAGVDSGTYDYFTQAIVGEEGASRGDFLPSEDDNVLVQGIAGDPNALGFFGLAYYEENKDKLKLVAIDNGDGNCVLPDIDTVANGTYQPLSRPLFIYVNRERVDQKDEISTFIAFYLQNAAELVLDVGYIPLTPEIYQLAQQRYDKRITGSIFEGLGSTVGVSLADLLAKESQ; encoded by the coding sequence ATGTTAAGAATACGCTCGATTTTATTTTTTGCGCTTGCCTTTAGCCTTATTCTGGCAGCTTGCGCACCTGCAGCCGCCCCTACTCCAGAAAAGGTGGTTGAAACGGTAACGGTAGTAGAAACCCAGATTGTCGAAAAAGTAGTTGAAACCATCATCACCCCAACCCCCGGTCCGGTGGAAGGTACAATCCTGGTAGATGGCTCGAGCACAGTTGCTCCCATTACGATAGCTGTTGCCGAAGAATTTCAAAAGCAGTATCCTGATGTACGCGTACCGGTTGGAATTTCAGGCACCGGTGGCGGATTCAAGAAGTTCTGCAATGGTGAAACGGACATTTCCGATGCTTCCCGCCCCATTAAAGAATCCGAAGTTGAACTTTGCAAAACCAATGGAATTGAATACATCGAATTGCCAGTAGCTTTTGATGGACTGGCTGTGATGGTCAATCCTGCCAATGAGTTCGTCTCTTGCCTTACTGTGGAAGAACTCAAGAAAATGTGGGAGCCAGCCGCTGAAGGCGTGGTTACTAATTGGAATCAAATTCGTGCCGATTTTCCTAACCAACCCTTGTCCCTGTACGGTGCCGGTGTTGACTCAGGTACCTATGATTACTTCACCCAAGCCATTGTTGGTGAAGAAGGTGCCAGCCGCGGAGACTTCCTTCCCAGCGAAGATGATAATGTGCTCGTCCAGGGTATTGCAGGTGATCCAAATGCGCTTGGTTTCTTTGGTCTGGCTTACTATGAAGAAAATAAAGACAAACTAAAACTGGTTGCCATCGATAATGGTGACGGGAATTGCGTCTTACCTGATATCGATACTGTAGCGAACGGGACGTATCAACCCCTCTCTCGACCGCTCTTTATTTATGTAAACCGAGAGCGCGTCGACCAGAAAGACGAAATCAGCACCTTCATTGCCTTCTACCTGCAAAATGCCGCTGAACTCGTCCTGGATGTCGGATATATCCCGCTTACGCCTGAGATCTATCAACTGGCGCAACAGCGCTACGATAAACGAATTACGGGCTCAATTTTCGAAGGATTGGGATCAACAGTGGGTGTATCCCTGGCTGACCTCTTGGCAAAAGAGTCACAATAA
- a CDS encoding Phosphate transport system permease protein PstC: MVRNRKHLEKKIVIAVIFFFALVSVFTTFGIIAVLLQETILFFQKVSIVEFLTGTRWTPLFATKKFGVLPLVNGTVLVAGGAMFIALPLGLLAAIYMSEYASLRARAVLKPFLEVLAGIPTVVYGYFALLFVTPILKSIFPQTQSFNGLSASIVMGFMILPTVASISEDALSAVPRSLREAAYALGATKAEVSTQVVIPAALSGIAAAFILAISRAIGETMIVAIAAGQQPKMTLNPLESIETMTAYIVQVSLGDTPHQSIAYQTIFAVGMLLFLMTLVMNIISYFFTKRFREVYE; encoded by the coding sequence ATGGTTAGAAATAGGAAACATCTAGAAAAAAAGATTGTCATTGCAGTTATATTTTTCTTTGCTCTCGTTTCTGTTTTTACCACCTTTGGTATTATTGCGGTCCTTTTACAGGAAACAATACTATTCTTTCAAAAGGTATCCATCGTTGAATTTCTAACCGGCACCCGTTGGACACCACTGTTTGCAACCAAGAAATTCGGCGTGTTACCCCTCGTCAACGGAACGGTGCTCGTAGCCGGTGGAGCGATGTTTATAGCGCTTCCTCTAGGGCTGCTGGCAGCAATTTATATGAGTGAATATGCTTCATTGAGAGCCAGAGCCGTACTCAAGCCATTTCTCGAAGTATTGGCTGGCATACCTACAGTGGTATACGGATATTTCGCTCTGCTTTTTGTCACTCCAATCCTGAAAAGCATCTTTCCCCAAACCCAATCTTTCAATGGCTTAAGCGCCTCAATCGTAATGGGCTTTATGATCCTGCCTACCGTTGCTTCGATTTCGGAAGATGCCCTTTCAGCAGTTCCACGCTCGTTGCGGGAGGCAGCCTATGCTCTAGGAGCCACCAAAGCCGAGGTTTCTACCCAGGTTGTCATCCCGGCTGCGCTCTCAGGCATTGCTGCAGCTTTCATCCTGGCGATCTCTCGCGCCATCGGCGAAACCATGATTGTAGCCATCGCTGCCGGACAACAGCCGAAAATGACACTCAATCCACTCGAATCGATTGAGACCATGACTGCCTACATCGTTCAGGTCAGCCTGGGAGATACACCGCATCAAAGCATTGCTTATCAAACGATCTTTGCTGTAGGCATGCTGCTGTTTTTGATGACTTTGGTGATGAATATCATCAGTTATTTCTTTACAAAACGATTTCGGGAGGTGTATGAATGA
- a CDS encoding Phosphate transport system permease protein PstA → MSAISGLRDITFEQQLAYRQRKGKVLEIIAFFSILLSIAILLTLLVDVFLDGLPWLHPRLFTEFPSRFPEKAGLRSALQGSIWLMVFTALMAIPIGVGAGIYLEEFAPKNRLTEFIEINIANLAGVPSIIYGLLGLGLFVRGFGLGRSLLAGALTMTLLVLPIIIVTTREAIRAVPRSIRLAALALGANDWETARDHVLAYSLPAILTGVILAMSRAIGETAPLITIGALTYIAFDLRGPLDIFTVLPIQIFNWVSLPQKDFQSLSAAGIIILLALLLSMNALAIWLRNRLFIRW, encoded by the coding sequence ATGAGCGCCATAAGCGGTTTGCGGGACATTACTTTCGAACAACAACTCGCATATCGTCAAAGAAAAGGGAAAGTTCTCGAGATAATAGCCTTCTTCTCCATTTTGCTCAGCATTGCGATTCTCTTGACCTTGTTAGTTGATGTTTTTCTGGACGGTTTACCGTGGTTACACCCACGCTTATTCACCGAATTTCCTTCCCGTTTTCCTGAAAAAGCCGGTTTACGGTCGGCTTTACAAGGATCTATCTGGCTCATGGTCTTTACCGCCTTGATGGCTATCCCCATTGGTGTAGGTGCTGGGATTTACCTCGAAGAGTTTGCGCCTAAAAACCGGCTAACGGAATTTATTGAAATCAATATTGCCAACCTCGCCGGAGTTCCATCAATTATCTACGGCTTGCTTGGGTTAGGTTTGTTTGTGCGCGGCTTCGGCCTTGGGAGAAGTTTACTCGCCGGTGCTTTGACCATGACCTTGTTAGTCCTACCCATTATCATCGTGACCACCAGAGAAGCCATTCGAGCTGTACCACGCTCGATCCGTCTGGCTGCTCTAGCCCTCGGTGCCAATGATTGGGAAACTGCTCGAGATCACGTCTTGGCTTACTCATTGCCAGCTATTCTTACTGGTGTCATTCTGGCTATGTCGCGTGCAATTGGAGAAACGGCTCCCTTGATCACGATTGGCGCTCTGACCTATATCGCCTTCGATCTCCGAGGACCCCTGGATATCTTTACTGTCCTTCCCATCCAGATTTTCAACTGGGTTTCGCTACCTCAAAAAGACTTCCAGAGCCTTTCCGCCGCCGGCATCATTATTTTACTTGCCCTGCTCCTATCAATGAACGCACTGGCTATCTGGCTACGCAATCGTCTTTTTATCCGTTGGTAA
- a CDS encoding Phosphate transport ATP-binding protein PstB encodes MNENHQTILEARNLNLYYGNFLAVADVNLKIPRHKITAIIGPSGCGKSTLLRAFNRMNELVPTARTEGEILFNNENIYDPSIDPVEVRRRIGMVFQKPNPFPKSIYENIAWGLRINGFKGSKSELDGLVEQALRDAALWDEVKDKLDQSGLSLSGGQQQRLCIARAIALRPEVILMDEPASALDPIATLRIEELMQELKQNYTIIIVTHNMQQAARVSDYTAMMMLLNHEERSGTVIEFDRTETIFTNPKDKRTEDYVTGRFG; translated from the coding sequence ATGAACGAAAACCATCAGACCATCCTCGAAGCTCGCAATCTAAATCTATACTACGGTAATTTTCTGGCTGTTGCAGACGTCAATCTGAAAATTCCTCGTCATAAAATCACTGCCATCATCGGACCATCAGGGTGTGGAAAATCTACCCTCTTACGCGCTTTCAATCGCATGAATGAGCTGGTGCCAACCGCTCGAACCGAAGGAGAGATTTTGTTTAATAACGAAAATATCTACGACCCTTCAATCGATCCGGTAGAAGTGCGCCGTCGCATTGGAATGGTTTTCCAAAAACCCAATCCATTCCCAAAATCTATTTACGAAAACATCGCCTGGGGACTGCGCATCAATGGCTTCAAAGGATCAAAGTCTGAATTGGATGGGCTGGTCGAACAAGCCCTACGTGACGCAGCCTTGTGGGACGAGGTTAAAGACAAACTCGATCAAAGCGGTCTCTCACTATCCGGTGGACAACAACAGCGTCTTTGTATCGCTCGCGCCATCGCGCTACGTCCGGAAGTAATTTTAATGGATGAGCCTGCATCTGCGCTTGATCCCATTGCCACCCTGCGCATCGAGGAACTCATGCAAGAACTGAAACAAAATTACACCATCATCATCGTGACCCATAACATGCAACAAGCAGCGCGCGTCTCGGATTACACTGCCATGATGATGCTGCTGAATCATGAAGAACGTTCTGGAACGGTCATTGAATTCGACCGTACCGAAACCATCTTCACCAATCCCAAAGACAAGCGCACCGAAGATTATGTAACTGGTCGTTTTGGATAA
- a CDS encoding Phosphate transport system regulatory protein PhoU, giving the protein MLRKTFGQELQQLKDNTIELGQIVQKMILQSVQALKNRDLQASREILEHDKEVNRRRFEIENQALVLIATQQPMAYDLRLIASILEIAGELERMGDYAKGIAHINIRMGDAPLIKPLIDIPRMAEKSCDMLNRALQAFLQEDEKSAKSIPLEDDEVDALYLQVYRELITFVIQDPTSIERANWLLWAAHNLERVADRVTNICERTIYVVSGVMKEINSSDDEFRALQ; this is encoded by the coding sequence ATGCTCAGGAAAACTTTTGGTCAAGAACTCCAACAGCTCAAAGATAACACGATTGAGTTAGGACAGATTGTTCAAAAAATGATTTTGCAATCTGTGCAAGCTCTAAAAAACAGAGACCTCCAGGCTTCACGGGAAATTCTCGAACATGATAAAGAAGTCAACCGACGTCGGTTTGAGATTGAAAATCAAGCGCTGGTCTTAATTGCCACTCAACAGCCTATGGCTTATGACCTCCGCCTGATCGCCTCAATTCTGGAGATCGCTGGCGAGTTGGAGCGCATGGGAGATTATGCCAAAGGCATTGCGCACATCAACATCCGCATGGGTGATGCGCCATTGATTAAACCGCTCATCGATATCCCCCGTATGGCAGAAAAAAGCTGCGACATGCTCAATCGGGCATTACAGGCTTTTTTGCAAGAAGACGAAAAATCAGCTAAAAGCATTCCTTTAGAAGATGATGAAGTTGATGCCCTCTATCTACAGGTTTACCGAGAGTTAATCACCTTTGTCATTCAAGATCCCACTTCAATCGAACGAGCCAACTGGCTGCTATGGGCTGCTCACAACCTGGAACGCGTTGCCGATCGCGTCACAAATATTTGTGAACGAACCATTTATGTCGTTAGCGGTGTGATGAAGGAAATTAACAGCTCAGACGACGAGTTTAGAGCCTTACAGTAA
- a CDS encoding Radical SAM domain heme biosynthesis protein: MCVCWMRLCLRRRGSIMNLRSWFQPKDSSLFPLRRSLYRFPKIEESYHLTLHLRVEDDQSASLVINGNTILQLNPTATWMTYLFLREESHQNVIKQLSRLFATSKFTLEHDYRILTDTLHAIFERRQFCFVENPEVETLFPFEHHPSAPYRMDIALTYQCNNDCFHCYNDPNRKPSPLSLEQWKAVLDRVWEIGIPHIVFTGGEPTLVESLFALIEYAKQKGFIVGLNTNGRRLSDSGYAQSLRTAGLDHIQITLESADQTIHDQIVQRHGAWKQTVAGIQNALNSQNFVMTNTTLLRENISTIPETLKFLNDIGVPTIGLNALIYSGRGRSVGHPLTENELIPLLQYAQEFVERSGQRLIWYTPTHYCNFDPVSLNLGVKGCTAALYNMCIEPNGEVLPCQSYYQSLGNFLTSDWASIWHHPLAEELRHRKYISEQCKGCLILSQCGGGCPLAPTQIAWQSLLRMET, from the coding sequence GTGTGCGTGTGCTGGATGCGCCTGTGCCTGCGCAGGAGGGGGTCGATAATGAACTTGCGTTCGTGGTTTCAGCCCAAAGATTCCTCCCTTTTTCCGCTCCGCCGGAGTCTATATCGCTTTCCCAAAATCGAAGAAAGCTATCATCTCACCCTGCACCTCAGGGTAGAAGATGATCAAAGTGCCAGCCTGGTTATCAACGGTAACACAATTTTACAACTCAATCCCACTGCAACTTGGATGACCTACCTGTTCCTCAGAGAAGAATCCCACCAAAATGTCATTAAACAACTCTCCCGACTTTTTGCCACATCAAAGTTCACATTAGAACATGATTATCGAATCCTGACCGATACTTTGCACGCCATTTTCGAACGTCGCCAATTCTGTTTTGTCGAGAACCCTGAAGTCGAAACGTTATTTCCCTTTGAGCACCACCCTTCCGCTCCTTATCGGATGGACATTGCCCTGACCTATCAATGTAACAATGACTGCTTTCATTGTTATAACGATCCCAACCGAAAACCATCTCCGCTTTCCCTGGAACAATGGAAAGCAGTCCTGGATCGTGTTTGGGAGATAGGTATTCCCCATATCGTCTTCACCGGTGGTGAACCAACATTGGTAGAAAGCCTGTTTGCCCTGATTGAATATGCGAAGCAAAAAGGCTTCATTGTTGGTTTAAATACGAATGGCAGACGATTATCAGATAGTGGCTATGCGCAATCTCTGCGAACTGCCGGGCTTGACCATATCCAAATTACTCTCGAATCCGCTGACCAAACCATTCATGATCAGATTGTCCAAAGACACGGAGCATGGAAACAAACCGTCGCTGGTATCCAGAACGCCCTAAACAGCCAAAACTTTGTGATGACCAACACCACTCTCCTGCGCGAAAACATATCTACCATACCCGAAACGTTAAAATTTCTCAATGACATTGGTGTTCCCACCATTGGTCTAAATGCTTTGATTTATTCCGGCCGTGGTCGATCGGTCGGGCATCCATTGACTGAAAACGAGCTCATTCCATTACTGCAATATGCCCAAGAATTCGTAGAAAGAAGCGGCCAAAGGTTAATCTGGTATACTCCCACCCATTACTGTAATTTTGATCCGGTATCTCTTAATCTGGGTGTAAAGGGTTGCACAGCTGCCCTGTACAATATGTGCATAGAACCCAATGGAGAGGTTTTACCTTGTCAATCTTATTATCAATCACTTGGAAACTTTCTGACCAGTGATTGGGCATCGATCTGGCACCATCCACTCGCTGAAGAGTTGCGCCATCGCAAATATATCTCAGAACAATGTAAAGGATGTCTGATTTTATCCCAATGTGGCGGTGGATGCCCTCTCGCCCCGACTCAAATCGCCTGGCAATCGCTGCTAAGGATGGAAACATGA
- a CDS encoding Coenzyme PQQ synthesis protein E, translating into MKTRLLTLFDIFKAPKSIRPGVYLYQSAPDAPVPQKMFLRVEPNGSSSLVVNASLILHLNPVATEFAYAFINQVDEDTMIRNVMKKYRIDEETLRHDFASFLDKLEAVTKTEDLDPFEFFGIERATEQDLENLSAPFRLDCALTYRLPEDTSIVYAPVERVKKELSTDEWKSILDKSWRAGIPHIIFTGGEPTLRSDLLDLILHAEQNGQVCGLITDGHVFRNPNTVNDFLNAGLDHLMILLDAQSEESWQLIEKITPMDIFTTVHLTIYGENASYLTQSIARLASIGVNALSLSASSPDFVSHINQASELAAYHGIKLVWDLPVPYSKFNPVRLEVIDEELWEGSGKTWLYVEPDGDVLPGQGIPFLLGNLVSLEWEEIWTNCQDYGKNKAHLGVA; encoded by the coding sequence ATGAAAACCAGACTTCTCACCCTATTCGATATCTTCAAAGCTCCAAAGTCTATTCGACCTGGGGTATACCTCTATCAATCTGCTCCCGACGCCCCAGTACCCCAAAAAATGTTTCTGCGCGTCGAACCCAATGGCTCTTCTTCGTTAGTAGTCAATGCCTCATTAATTCTTCATCTCAATCCGGTTGCAACCGAGTTTGCCTATGCTTTCATCAATCAGGTCGATGAAGATACGATGATCCGCAATGTCATGAAAAAGTATCGTATAGATGAAGAAACTCTCCGACATGACTTTGCGTCCTTTCTCGATAAACTTGAGGCAGTCACAAAAACTGAAGACCTGGATCCGTTTGAATTTTTTGGCATTGAGCGCGCTACAGAACAGGATTTGGAGAATCTATCTGCCCCGTTTCGCCTGGACTGTGCCTTGACCTATCGCTTACCTGAAGACACCTCGATCGTCTATGCACCCGTCGAGCGTGTAAAGAAAGAATTATCTACCGATGAATGGAAATCTATCCTTGACAAATCCTGGCGGGCAGGAATCCCCCATATCATTTTTACCGGAGGCGAACCAACTCTGCGTTCAGACTTGCTCGACCTGATTCTTCATGCAGAACAAAATGGACAGGTTTGCGGCTTGATTACCGATGGACACGTTTTTCGTAACCCCAACACCGTGAATGACTTCCTCAATGCCGGCTTAGACCACCTGATGATCCTCTTGGACGCCCAAAGTGAAGAGAGCTGGCAGTTAATCGAAAAAATTACCCCAATGGACATTTTCACTACAGTTCATCTGACTATTTATGGTGAAAACGCCTCGTATCTAACGCAAAGCATTGCCCGTTTGGCATCCATCGGGGTTAACGCCTTATCCTTGAGCGCAAGTTCTCCTGATTTTGTTTCTCATATAAACCAGGCATCAGAGCTTGCTGCTTACCACGGGATCAAACTGGTTTGGGATTTACCGGTACCGTATTCAAAGTTCAACCCAGTCCGTCTTGAAGTCATCGATGAGGAACTTTGGGAAGGATCCGGCAAAACCTGGCTATATGTCGAACCTGATGGGGATGTACTCCCAGGCCAGGGCATCCCATTTTTACTTGGCAACCTGGTTTCTCTAGAATGGGAAGAAATTTGGACGAACTGTCAAGACTATGGAAAAAACAAAGCCCATCTCGGAGTTGCATAG
- a CDS encoding methyltransferase-UbiE family protein, whose product MFQSLWTAPIRNYLLSMAGAQSNSRILEVGCGTGVILEEIRAKYNLTCFGIDLDFSSLLFAKNKQCNDCLTVADAHHLPFPNQSFDITFCHYFLLWVHDKTRALQEMIRVTRPGGAIIAFAEPDHRARIDYPANLEEIGRLQNLSLINQGADIASGRKVAQLFNANGLTNVTVGIYGNEFNGKRLLEEYDFEWNYLKDDLSIWLDSEQISKLIEQDHQARINSQRVLYIPTFWAIGWVGNSSAQSED is encoded by the coding sequence GTGTTTCAATCCCTCTGGACGGCGCCTATCCGCAATTATCTATTAAGTATGGCTGGAGCGCAGTCAAACAGCCGCATCCTTGAAGTTGGATGTGGAACTGGTGTCATCCTGGAGGAAATCCGAGCGAAATATAATCTTACCTGCTTTGGAATTGATCTTGACTTTTCTTCTCTTCTATTTGCTAAAAATAAACAATGCAATGACTGCCTGACGGTTGCCGACGCCCATCATCTACCCTTCCCCAACCAATCTTTTGACATTACTTTTTGTCATTACTTTCTTCTCTGGGTTCATGACAAAACTCGCGCCCTACAAGAGATGATCCGCGTCACCCGTCCCGGCGGTGCGATTATTGCTTTTGCTGAACCTGACCACCGGGCACGCATTGATTATCCAGCAAATTTGGAAGAGATAGGTCGTCTCCAAAACTTGAGCCTGATTAATCAGGGTGCTGACATTGCCTCTGGGCGCAAAGTGGCTCAATTGTTCAACGCTAATGGATTAACCAATGTAACCGTTGGGATCTATGGGAATGAGTTTAATGGTAAAAGGCTACTTGAGGAGTACGACTTCGAGTGGAACTACCTTAAGGACGATTTGAGTATTTGGTTGGATTCTGAACAGATCTCAAAATTGATTGAGCAAGATCATCAAGCCCGTATCAATTCTCAACGGGTTCTCTACATCCCCACCTTTTGGGCAATAGGCTGGGTTGGCAACAGTTCTGCTCAGTCTGAGGATTGA
- a CDS encoding Ferredoxin, 2Fe-2S: MFNYRASDPSICQFYDVFPKDELKNGERAFIEIDHQSIVIFNIGGEFFAIADICSHDDGPLGDGDLDGMRITCPRHGAQFDLRSGKALTLPAVQDIPAYPVRVQNGMIQIGIPKDIQSSD; this comes from the coding sequence ATGTTCAACTATCGCGCTAGTGATCCTTCCATTTGTCAGTTTTATGATGTTTTCCCAAAGGATGAATTAAAAAATGGTGAAAGAGCTTTCATTGAAATAGACCATCAATCGATTGTAATTTTTAACATCGGTGGTGAGTTTTTTGCTATTGCAGATATTTGCTCTCACGATGATGGGCCCTTGGGTGATGGCGATCTGGATGGAATGAGAATAACCTGTCCGCGGCACGGAGCTCAATTTGATTTAAGAAGTGGAAAAGCACTAACTTTGCCGGCTGTTCAGGATATTCCAGCTTACCCGGTGCGTGTTCAAAACGGGATGATCCAGATTGGCATCCCAAAAGATATTCAATCCTCAGACTGA
- a CDS encoding putative iron-sulfur cluster assembly scaffold protein for SUF system, SufE2, producing the protein MDDFYRELIIDRYKNPQYRGALNPADISFEDDNPLCGDHIHIDLRVGEDGIVREALFDGKGCAISQASADLLMEKIHGMHLDEVKKLSKQDILDLLGIELGPVRLKCALLSLKVLKAGVYGLGEATDDLVED; encoded by the coding sequence ATGGATGATTTCTATCGGGAATTGATCATCGATCGATATAAAAATCCTCAATATCGAGGCGCATTGAACCCTGCCGATATCAGCTTTGAAGATGATAACCCTTTATGTGGCGATCATATCCATATTGACCTGCGGGTTGGTGAAGACGGCATCGTGCGCGAGGCGCTTTTTGATGGCAAAGGATGCGCCATATCGCAGGCTTCGGCTGATTTATTGATGGAAAAAATTCATGGTATGCACCTGGATGAAGTCAAAAAGCTATCCAAACAGGACATTCTTGACCTGTTGGGCATTGAACTTGGCCCAGTGCGCCTTAAGTGTGCCTTACTTTCTCTCAAGGTTCTCAAGGCTGGAGTTTATGGGTTGGGTGAAGCAACAGATGACCTTGTGGAGGATTAG
- a CDS encoding Cysteine desulfurase, which translates to MANRTSTTMLDVNKIREDFPVLGRQVRPGVPLVYLDSTATSQKPLSVIEAMDHYYRAYNANIHRGIHVLAEEATAGYEEAREKVRRFINASSSREVIFTRNTTESINLVAHSWGLSHLKAGDLILLTEMEHHSNLVPWYLLAERIGLRLEYVAVTEEGLLDEADLERKLALKPKLFAFTHMSNVVGTINPAKEMIAKAHQNGAITLLDGAQSVPHFRVDVQELDVDFLAFSGHKMCGPTGIGVLYGKKEHLENMPPFLGGGDMIKRVSLGSFKPNELPYKFEAGTPAIAEAIGLGVAIDYLSQIGMDLIARHEHALVSYALERLSEIPNLRIFGPSADKKGGVVSFVMDGVHAHDISQILDQYGIAIRAGHHCAMPLHEKFQIPATARASFYLYNTFQEIDHLVNAIYRVKDVFGV; encoded by the coding sequence ATGGCAAATCGAACGAGTACAACCATGTTGGATGTAAACAAAATTCGGGAGGATTTTCCAGTGTTAGGACGCCAGGTTAGACCTGGCGTCCCGCTTGTCTATTTAGACTCAACAGCCACCAGCCAGAAACCGTTGAGTGTCATTGAAGCAATGGATCATTATTATCGAGCATATAACGCCAACATTCATCGCGGCATCCATGTCCTGGCAGAAGAGGCAACAGCAGGATATGAAGAAGCCAGAGAAAAAGTGCGTCGTTTTATCAACGCCTCTTCGAGCCGCGAGGTGATTTTTACGCGCAACACTACCGAGTCTATCAATCTGGTTGCCCATTCGTGGGGATTGAGCCACCTTAAAGCTGGTGATCTGATATTGCTGACCGAAATGGAACACCACTCAAATCTGGTTCCCTGGTATCTTTTGGCTGAACGAATCGGGTTAAGGTTGGAATATGTAGCTGTTACTGAGGAAGGGTTGTTAGATGAAGCCGATTTAGAGCGTAAACTGGCATTGAAACCAAAGCTTTTTGCATTTACGCATATGTCGAATGTGGTTGGAACAATTAACCCTGCTAAAGAAATGATTGCCAAAGCCCATCAAAATGGAGCAATTACCTTGCTTGATGGGGCTCAATCGGTTCCGCATTTTCGAGTCGATGTTCAGGAACTGGATGTAGACTTTCTTGCCTTCTCTGGACATAAAATGTGTGGTCCTACTGGCATTGGTGTATTATATGGAAAAAAAGAGCACCTGGAGAATATGCCTCCTTTTTTAGGCGGGGGAGATATGATCAAGCGTGTTTCACTGGGCTCTTTTAAACCTAATGAGTTGCCGTATAAGTTTGAAGCGGGAACTCCAGCCATTGCTGAAGCGATTGGACTGGGTGTGGCAATTGACTATTTGAGCCAGATTGGCATGGATTTGATCGCCCGGCATGAACATGCATTGGTAAGCTATGCTCTGGAACGACTGTCGGAAATCCCCAATTTACGGATTTTCGGGCCCAGCGCAGATAAGAAAGGGGGAGTAGTGTCTTTTGTCATGGACGGAGTTCATGCTCATGATATATCCCAAATACTGGATCAGTATGGCATAGCCATTCGGGCTGGCCATCACTGTGCTATGCCATTGCATGAGAAGTTCCAGATTCCGGCAACAGCGCGGGCAAGTTTCTATTTGTATAATACTTTTCAAGAGATTGACCATCTCGTCAACGCCATTTATCGGGTAAAGGATGTTTTTGGAGTGTAA